A single window of candidate division Zixibacteria bacterium HGW-Zixibacteria-1 DNA harbors:
- the lon gene encoding endopeptidase La has protein sequence MKLQYGEEDIEIGSVLPVIPLRDVVILPHMVYPLLVGRPFTIAALQEAMVLDKQVFLCAQKMPDVDLPTQSDLYQVGVVSRILQLMKLPNGTMKVLVEGLVRARIDTFNKTKGFFTTHVKFVPPMIDLDRETEALSRTVRELFSEYVHLNRRIPDEVLLSFSGIEEYQRLADTVTAHILLKMHTKQHILELDSVKKQFRELSRVLRSEIEILRIEQKIDGTVRDALSKDQKEFYLQKQLKAIKEELGQGEDISNEVEDLYEKLEKLDAPEEVLAKAEEELKKLSKMHPYSAESAVVRGYVEWLLALPWRIYTRDRSNFREVKSILDGDHYGLEKAKKRILEHLAVLRVAGKVRGPILCFVGPPGVGKTSVGKSIARSLNRKFVRMSLGGVRDEAEIRGHRRTYIGSLPGRIIQSIKKAGSANPVFLLDEVDKIGIDFRGDPAAALLEVLDPEQNSTFSDNYMEIDYDLSKVLFITTANSLSGIPPALIDRMEIIRLPGYLEHEKLAIAKMYLLPKLKSEMGLGGVSVDINDAAIYEIIRNYTREAGVREVERKLASVLRKVTQQIAEGSKKKKFAVGVKKINDFLGAPTYISTDIKMKPEPGYAVGLAWTEFGGEVLPIEVTLMKGAGKLNLTGKLGEVMRESASAGLSYVRGRAEKFGLEPDFYDKMEIHIHVPEGAVPKDGPSAGITMLVSLLSALTGISVRKSLALTGEITLSGDVIPIGGLNEKLLAAKRSGITDIIMPFKNKKDIPELPKKLVEGMKLHLVKKVDEAINIAFEGKLLGNSKLSGSKKKKK, from the coding sequence ATGAAGTTGCAATATGGTGAAGAAGATATAGAAATCGGCAGTGTCCTTCCGGTCATACCGCTTCGTGATGTCGTCATCCTGCCGCACATGGTTTATCCCCTGCTGGTCGGGCGGCCGTTTACGATTGCGGCCCTTCAGGAAGCTATGGTGCTCGACAAGCAGGTTTTCCTTTGCGCCCAGAAAATGCCGGATGTCGATTTGCCCACGCAGAGCGATCTGTATCAGGTCGGGGTCGTCTCCCGCATATTGCAGCTTATGAAACTCCCCAATGGAACCATGAAAGTGCTGGTCGAAGGCCTGGTGCGGGCAAGAATTGATACTTTCAATAAAACCAAGGGCTTCTTTACCACTCATGTCAAATTTGTCCCGCCCATGATCGACCTTGATCGGGAGACGGAAGCGCTCTCGCGGACGGTCAGGGAGCTTTTTTCGGAATATGTTCATCTCAATCGCCGCATCCCGGATGAGGTCCTGCTGTCTTTTTCCGGCATCGAGGAATACCAGCGACTGGCCGATACCGTTACGGCTCATATTCTCCTGAAAATGCATACCAAACAGCACATCCTTGAGCTTGATTCCGTGAAAAAACAGTTCCGGGAACTCTCACGGGTTCTTCGTTCCGAAATAGAAATTCTCCGGATCGAGCAGAAGATCGACGGCACCGTGCGCGATGCTCTCTCCAAAGATCAAAAAGAATTCTACCTGCAGAAACAACTGAAAGCTATCAAGGAGGAATTGGGCCAGGGCGAGGATATCTCCAACGAGGTCGAAGACCTTTACGAAAAACTCGAGAAGCTTGATGCTCCGGAAGAAGTGCTTGCCAAAGCCGAGGAAGAACTTAAGAAGTTATCGAAGATGCACCCCTATTCGGCCGAATCGGCGGTTGTCAGGGGTTATGTTGAGTGGCTGCTGGCGCTGCCCTGGCGGATATATACCCGCGATCGATCCAATTTCAGGGAAGTGAAATCTATTCTCGACGGCGACCACTATGGTCTTGAGAAAGCCAAGAAACGGATACTGGAGCATCTGGCCGTTCTCAGGGTGGCCGGAAAAGTTCGCGGCCCGATTTTGTGCTTTGTCGGCCCTCCCGGAGTGGGGAAAACTTCGGTCGGCAAATCAATTGCACGGTCCCTTAATCGCAAATTTGTCCGGATGTCGCTGGGCGGCGTCCGGGATGAGGCCGAAATACGCGGCCATCGCCGAACCTACATCGGCTCGCTGCCGGGACGGATAATACAATCAATAAAGAAAGCCGGGTCGGCCAACCCGGTGTTCCTTCTGGATGAAGTGGATAAGATCGGCATAGATTTCCGAGGGGATCCGGCCGCGGCCCTGCTGGAAGTGCTCGATCCGGAACAGAACTCGACTTTTTCGGATAATTACATGGAAATCGATTACGATCTGTCGAAGGTCCTTTTTATTACTACCGCCAATTCGCTCTCCGGTATTCCGCCGGCGCTGATCGACCGCATGGAAATTATCCGCCTGCCCGGCTATCTGGAGCACGAAAAACTGGCCATTGCCAAGATGTACCTTCTGCCCAAACTGAAAAGTGAAATGGGACTCGGAGGGGTCAGTGTTGATATTAATGATGCCGCTATATATGAAATAATCCGCAATTATACCCGTGAAGCCGGCGTTCGGGAAGTCGAGCGCAAGCTGGCCTCGGTCCTGCGCAAAGTGACCCAGCAGATTGCGGAAGGCTCGAAGAAGAAAAAATTCGCCGTGGGTGTCAAAAAGATTAATGATTTCCTGGGCGCTCCCACCTATATCTCGACCGACATCAAAATGAAACCGGAGCCGGGCTATGCGGTCGGTCTGGCCTGGACCGAGTTCGGCGGCGAAGTGCTTCCGATCGAGGTCACACTGATGAAAGGGGCGGGCAAACTGAACCTGACCGGCAAACTGGGCGAAGTCATGCGTGAATCGGCTTCGGCCGGATTATCGTACGTTCGCGGCCGGGCCGAGAAGTTTGGTCTGGAGCCGGACTTTTATGACAAGATGGAGATTCATATTCATGTCCCGGAGGGCGCCGTTCCGAAAGACGGCCCGTCGGCCGGCATTACCATGCTGGTATCGCTGCTTTCCGCCCTGACCGGGATATCGGTGCGGAAAAGTCTCGCCCTGACCGGGGAAATCACGCTCAGCGGCGATGTTATCCCGATCGGCGGTCTGAATGAGAAATTGCTGGCCGCGAAAAGGTCCGGAATTACCGACATTATTATGCCGTTTAAGAATAAAAAGGATATTCCTGAGTTGCCCAAGAAACTGGTTGAGGGGATGAAGCTTCACCTGGTCAAGAAGGTTGACGAGGCCATTAATATTGCCTTCGAAGGTAAGCTGCTTGGCAACAGTAAATTAAGCGGGTCGAAGAAAAAGAAAAAATAA
- a CDS encoding anti-sigma factor antagonist, with protein sequence MKISEEQKNNAVIIRLEGKVMGGPDATMFHGKLHEYVSGGKTKIVIDLGKVEWMSSVGLGMLISALTTVKNNQGELKLANVTQSIQSLLTITRLVTIFKTYDSVDEAIASFE encoded by the coding sequence ATGAAGATTAGTGAAGAACAAAAGAACAATGCCGTCATTATTCGCCTCGAAGGTAAAGTGATGGGCGGCCCCGATGCCACCATGTTTCATGGCAAACTGCATGAATATGTCAGCGGCGGCAAAACGAAGATTGTTATCGATCTGGGCAAAGTGGAATGGATGAGTTCCGTCGGACTGGGTATGCTTATCTCGGCTCTCACTACCGTGAAAAATAATCAGGGAGAGTTAAAACTGGCAAATGTGACGCAAAGTATTCAGTCTCTTCTGACGATTACGCGGCTGGTCACCATTTTCAAAACATACGATTCGGTCGATGAAGCGATTGCTTCATTCGAATAA
- a CDS encoding ATP-dependent DNA helicase PcrA has protein sequence MPLAKKIDILIFRLLEEGFMEQLLQNLNPVQREAVTTTEGPLLVIAGAGSGKTRVLTSRVAYILSQRLAAPANIMAVTFTNKAANEMKERINSLLGAQLYDLTVSTFHSFCARLLRREAPEIGYQQNFTIFDEDDAQALIKNCLDELNISRNQFPPASMRRKISAAKNKMIDSDTFAKKASGYFESRTAQVYTLYEERLRQCGAFDFDDLIYRSVQLLSGREDIRKRYQERFKYVLVDEYQDTNHTQYQLLRLLIGGHHNICVVGDEDQSIYGWRGADISNILNFEKDFPGAKVIKMEQNYRSTEIILQAASTVIANNVSRKGKTLWTEVKSGDPLKLFLTDSAADESAAIVSDLESNLERCPLKETVILYRTNAQSRPFEEALRRRNIPYQIIGGVSFYQRKEIKDLMAYLKLIANTNDDISFQRIVNYPRRGIGGTSIEKLAQFARTAGKSLYDASKMAGQCAELGARPQKILYQFVELIETFRKLKEDLDIAGLTQQLVDALRLLEQLISEDPLVGQGRVENIEEFISGANEFTNTFPEPNLDNFLAEISLYTDLDKYKEIEDKLTLMTLHTAKGLEYDSVYLVGLEEGLFPLARAMENPMELEEERRLFYVGATRARKYLQLAMATVRNRFGEMESIPSRFIKELPPALVETIDQRSHHRREYESLRPVGSILGRDRTESTGIHYEYEPEEAMREGRIVQHKTFGRGKVVRVEGSGESLRLEIYFTGVGLKKIMAKYAQLKIVG, from the coding sequence TTGCCGCTTGCGAAAAAAATTGATATTCTTATATTCCGGCTTCTTGAAGAAGGGTTTATGGAGCAGTTGTTGCAAAATCTCAATCCGGTGCAGCGCGAGGCTGTCACCACAACCGAAGGGCCGCTTCTGGTAATCGCCGGCGCCGGATCCGGCAAAACCCGGGTATTGACCAGCCGGGTCGCTTATATTCTGTCCCAACGGCTGGCCGCACCGGCCAATATCATGGCGGTGACATTCACGAACAAAGCGGCCAACGAAATGAAAGAGAGAATCAACTCCCTCCTGGGAGCGCAATTATATGATCTGACCGTTTCCACCTTCCACTCTTTCTGCGCCCGTCTGCTTCGCCGCGAGGCGCCCGAAATCGGCTATCAGCAGAATTTTACGATTTTCGACGAGGATGATGCCCAGGCGCTTATTAAAAACTGTCTCGATGAATTGAACATATCGCGCAATCAGTTTCCTCCGGCCTCGATGCGACGGAAGATTTCGGCCGCCAAAAACAAAATGATCGACTCCGACACTTTTGCTAAGAAAGCTTCCGGCTATTTCGAATCGCGCACCGCCCAGGTTTATACCCTTTATGAGGAACGTCTTCGGCAATGCGGCGCTTTTGACTTCGATGATCTTATCTACCGCAGCGTCCAGCTTCTGTCCGGCCGTGAAGATATCCGTAAAAGGTACCAGGAGCGGTTTAAATATGTCTTGGTGGATGAATACCAGGACACCAACCACACGCAGTACCAGCTTCTGAGATTGCTGATCGGCGGGCATCATAATATATGTGTCGTCGGTGATGAAGATCAGTCGATTTACGGCTGGCGCGGGGCCGATATTTCCAATATCCTCAATTTCGAAAAAGATTTTCCCGGCGCTAAAGTTATCAAGATGGAGCAAAACTACCGCTCGACCGAGATCATCCTCCAGGCCGCCTCGACCGTCATTGCCAACAATGTCAGCCGCAAAGGGAAAACGCTCTGGACCGAGGTCAAGAGCGGTGATCCTTTGAAGTTGTTCCTGACCGATTCGGCCGCCGATGAATCCGCCGCGATTGTGTCCGATCTGGAAAGCAATCTCGAACGCTGCCCGTTGAAAGAGACGGTCATACTCTATCGCACCAACGCTCAGTCGCGCCCGTTCGAGGAAGCATTGCGAAGGAGAAATATCCCCTATCAGATAATCGGCGGCGTCTCGTTCTATCAACGTAAGGAAATCAAGGATCTGATGGCCTATCTCAAACTCATTGCCAATACCAATGATGATATCTCGTTCCAGCGCATTGTTAATTATCCCCGGCGCGGTATCGGCGGCACTTCGATCGAAAAACTGGCGCAGTTCGCCCGCACCGCCGGAAAATCATTGTACGATGCATCGAAGATGGCCGGCCAGTGTGCCGAACTGGGCGCCCGCCCGCAAAAAATTCTCTATCAGTTTGTCGAACTTATCGAAACATTCCGCAAACTCAAGGAAGATCTCGATATCGCCGGTCTGACCCAGCAACTGGTCGATGCACTGAGACTGCTCGAGCAGTTGATATCCGAGGATCCGCTGGTCGGTCAGGGGCGGGTCGAAAATATCGAGGAGTTCATTTCCGGAGCGAATGAATTCACCAATACTTTTCCGGAACCAAATCTCGATAATTTCCTGGCCGAAATTTCACTCTATACCGATCTCGACAAGTATAAAGAAATCGAAGATAAGCTGACGCTGATGACTCTCCATACCGCCAAAGGCCTCGAATACGATTCGGTTTACCTGGTCGGTCTCGAAGAGGGCCTTTTCCCGCTGGCACGGGCCATGGAGAATCCGATGGAACTTGAAGAAGAGCGGCGTCTTTTCTATGTCGGCGCTACCCGCGCCCGCAAGTATCTGCAACTGGCTATGGCCACGGTTCGCAACCGTTTCGGCGAAATGGAATCGATCCCGTCCCGTTTCATCAAGGAACTGCCGCCGGCACTGGTGGAGACCATTGATCAGAGAAGCCACCACCGCCGCGAGTATGAATCACTGCGGCCGGTCGGATCGATTTTGGGCCGTGACCGAACCGAAAGCACCGGCATTCATTATGAATATGAACCCGAGGAAGCTATGCGGGAAGGACGCATTGTCCAGCATAAGACATTCGGCCGCGGCAAAGTGGTGCGGGTGGAAGGAAGCGGCGAAAGTCTGCGGCTGGAGATTTATTTTACCGGGGTCGGCCTTAAGAAAATAATGGCCAAGTATGCCCAGCTTAAGATAGTCGGCTGA
- a CDS encoding cation:proton antiporter encodes MPRIMSNKRFTLVIVILFGYLIYTMAFGQHQPNAIPETTKVVEQMADSITSDIEPGAAEQTEAVAGHQTTHGESGGEEAAGEEPANESKNEVADVLLGLIIILLAAKLGGDVFERFHQPAVLGELVLGMVIGNMTLVGFNFFEVFQHSLTLEVLAEIGVIILLFMVGLESSVAEMMKVGTASFMVATFGVVAPFFLGWGVSLLFLPEHSVYVHMFIGATLTATSVGITARVLKDIGKIRTREAKIILGAAVIDDIMGLVILAVVTGIIAAAGNGGEGISSFQIFIIIAKAIGFVVGAIVIGQFLMPHIFKVGSKFKVSGVLLSIALMVCFTLAFVADQIGLAPIVGAFAAGLIMDKLYYKDFTDRGEHHIEELIEPIGVFLIPIFFVHMGMNVDLVTFGNTSILLFAGVMTLVAIIGKQACSLAIFDKSINRMAIGLGMIPRGEVGLIFAAIGSKLVLNGEKIIDSGTYSAVVIMVMVTTLVTPPLLKISLLKGDKRKQAAAQKS; translated from the coding sequence ATGCCGCGAATAATGTCAAACAAGCGATTCACTCTGGTCATCGTGATCCTTTTCGGATACCTGATATATACTATGGCTTTCGGGCAGCATCAGCCCAACGCCATCCCGGAAACGACCAAGGTTGTTGAGCAGATGGCCGATTCAATCACATCCGATATCGAACCGGGCGCCGCCGAGCAAACGGAAGCGGTTGCCGGACATCAAACCACCCACGGCGAAAGCGGCGGTGAAGAAGCCGCCGGAGAGGAGCCGGCCAATGAAAGCAAGAACGAAGTGGCCGATGTGCTGCTTGGGTTGATTATTATTCTGCTGGCGGCCAAACTGGGCGGCGACGTTTTCGAGCGGTTCCATCAGCCGGCGGTTCTGGGCGAACTGGTGCTCGGGATGGTTATCGGTAATATGACGCTGGTCGGTTTCAACTTCTTTGAGGTGTTTCAGCACAGTTTGACACTTGAGGTACTGGCCGAAATCGGGGTAATTATTCTTCTCTTCATGGTCGGCCTGGAATCTTCAGTGGCCGAGATGATGAAAGTCGGCACCGCTTCGTTTATGGTTGCCACATTCGGTGTTGTCGCCCCGTTTTTCCTCGGCTGGGGGGTTTCGTTACTGTTTCTCCCGGAACATTCGGTTTATGTTCACATGTTTATCGGCGCGACCCTGACGGCCACCTCGGTTGGTATCACGGCGCGGGTTCTTAAGGATATCGGGAAGATTCGAACGCGTGAGGCCAAGATAATTCTCGGCGCGGCGGTTATCGATGACATCATGGGCTTGGTCATACTGGCGGTGGTGACCGGTATTATTGCGGCGGCGGGCAATGGCGGCGAAGGAATCAGTTCCTTCCAGATATTTATCATTATTGCCAAAGCGATCGGTTTTGTGGTCGGCGCCATTGTTATCGGTCAGTTCCTGATGCCGCATATTTTCAAAGTGGGCAGCAAGTTCAAAGTTTCGGGGGTGCTTCTTTCAATAGCCCTGATGGTCTGTTTCACACTGGCTTTCGTGGCCGATCAAATCGGCCTGGCCCCCATTGTCGGCGCCTTCGCGGCCGGGTTGATTATGGACAAGCTTTATTACAAGGATTTCACCGACCGCGGCGAGCATCATATCGAGGAATTAATCGAGCCGATCGGCGTTTTCCTGATACCGATATTTTTCGTCCACATGGGCATGAATGTCGATCTGGTCACTTTCGGGAATACCAGCATCCTCCTGTTCGCGGGTGTCATGACACTGGTGGCCATCATCGGCAAACAGGCCTGCTCCTTGGCGATTTTCGACAAGTCCATCAACAGGATGGCCATCGGACTGGGCATGATTCCCCGTGGCGAGGTCGGCTTGATCTTCGCGGCGATTGGTTCCAAGCTGGTGCTTAACGGCGAAAAAATTATCGATTCCGGGACATATTCGGCGGTGGTAATAATGGTCATGGTAACGACGCTGGTGACTCCGCCGCTCCTGAAAATTTCTCTTCTGAAAGGCGATAAAAGAAAGCAGGCGGCGGCACAGAAGAGCTGA